A segment of the Amia ocellicauda isolate fAmiCal2 chromosome 5, fAmiCal2.hap1, whole genome shotgun sequence genome:
TGCCACTACTGCAATACCTCTTGGAACCAAAGGGACAGCCATAAACCCAGACTCCTCTTTACTGTCAAAATCAAAGGGGAAACATGTCTTTGTCCATTATAGCCCCCAGAATAATGTTTTAGGACAGCATtagcatttaagatgaatataACAGATTTAAAGAGTAGTTATGTGCCACAATGAAGTTTAAATGTGAACTAAGATTCCACAGAATAACAGAATGCTTGGATAATTttcctaaataaaataaattaaaaaatcaggAAAGATATGTCTTTAACTTATACTGCAAACTTGGAAAAGCAAACATATCGTGACGCATTCATCCCGCAGAGCACAAACCTATCGGTTGACCTCACATTCCACATACCTTAAAAACTGCCAGTAGCCACCGTGAATGTAAATGACCAAAGGCAAATCTGAAACAAAGcagatgttatattttaatttcatcttTACAAATATCTATTTGCCCACAACAAAATACTCTCTAACCACCTCATCTGTGCTGATCACACTTTATACTGTGGATATAAGTCTTGCTAACAGAGGCTGCTCGTTACAAGTCTGGAAGTGATACTGAGAAACCTGAGACCTGCAGTAAGGCATGGTGAGACTGAATCAAGCACATAAAAAAAGAGTTTAAACAGTTGGGTCATACCAGGTGGGGGGCTGCTGGGCACATAGACATCCACTCTCTCGCCCTCTCCTTCTCCGTACGGCACATTGAACAATGTCTGTGCCACAGTGCGGGCCTTCTGTGTACCTACAGGGAGAGAGCAACATGGTACAGAGGGGGTTTGAATTTCCTTTCAGCTTCGACTTGTATTAGCAGAAGGTTTTATTTGAATTCCCAGTTGTGGTGTAGTTTCAGCTGCAGTCATTGCCATGGGCTGGGGTTAGTGTTTATCTTAGTGTTAGGCCCCCTGACGTGGTAGGTAGGTAAAGGATTGGGTTCAGGCTGAGAGGTCAGTTACAGGAAGAGTGAGATTAAGGTGGTCAAATGGGTAGGTTGAATGCAGTGTGTGAGGCTAAGGGTTGAGATGGTTAAGATATCTACCCCACAGTAACCCTTAGCAATAACTCCAATCCTAGCCAAAGTCAAAATGTAAAGCTACATCCAGTCCACAACTCAATTTGTGTTAGTTGTCTGGGTAGAAACACGACCCAAAGAAGTCCaagcttcttaaaaaaaaaataacaataacctGAAGCCTAAATTACAGCAAAAAAAGACGGCCAGAGGCAAAACACAAGTTCATCTTGCATTCCACATTCACTGTGCATAACACTACACAGCACCTAATGACAGGATGAATCTAAATCACTCTAcaatatgcatttaaattacTGCTCAGAATGATTGTTCTCCTGGATTGTTCTCAGCAGTGTCCCAGATAATTTCAAATTCCTGCAGAGTTGGAGAGAACCATGAAGGGTTGGCAACGCCACTTAATGGATGCCACAGAACTAGCAAACAATAAGGAACACTAGGAGGTAGCTCTCTGCTCCCACCCTCTCAAAGGCACACAAGCCCTACtaattgtgtgagtgtgagtgtgtgtgtgtgtgtgtgtatttaacaaATAGATTGTATATTCATATTAAATCATCATTTATTAAGCTCTCCCTTAAGCtcgaaggaaaaaaataaataaaagaacaacAGTAACAGCAAACCTTCAGTGAGCGATGCTCTATGAGCCTGAATCACCTCATCTGCAGCCATTCTGTGAGACCACTGACTGGGGGAGAACTGCCTCTCCAGCTCCTGTAACAGAACAGCGTTTCCACAGTCACAGCCCTGCCGCTCTGCCGGCTGgctgcacacagcacagagctctgCTAAGAGACTGCACACTCCAGTTACTGGGCTACCAGCTGCCCGTACACAGCGCCACGGTGTGACAGTCAGCCTGGGAGCTCCGACGCATGAGTCATCCTGAGCTCTCTGTACTCATAATATCTCTGTGCAAATAGACACACATTGGGAGTTGTGATACCTTTACCCCGCATTATCGTTgatgaagaaaacctgctgttCCTCTTTCATTTCCCCTTTGCAAGTTATTTTTTTGACAGAAGCATTTCTTAAGTGATCTATTCTAAAACATAAATAGAAGCCTCTATGTGAGTGTCAAGCTTGGGCGAGAACTCAAaggaatacatataaatacCAGAGGAAAAAACATGCCATAGTACTGAAGTTAGACTACATATGAGAACAATGCAAATGTCAAGATATAGCCTATTTGATGCATTCAGTCACAAGTACATGCAATTTAACTGCAgcaaaaatttaaaatatatcttttTGAGTTACCTGTACTGCTCTAACTGAGATATCTTTTCAATTTCAGTGACCAAAGAAACAACATAACCTGGAAAAAACTGCAAAATTGAGTATGAAACCCTACTGCAGCAAACACTGAAAATACCCCAGGACCATATCCAGTGAAGGTACCAAAACGACACTGTCACTTACATCTCTCTTCATTTCCTTCCAGCCTGTCATTCTGTTCGAGAACTTTTTCTGTTAATCCCCTTATCAAACAACctttggaaaaaagaaaaaaaagactcaCAGCCTGTAGGCGTTCCTCAAACTGTAGCCAATGAACAAGCTCTTCCCTTCACTGTGTGAACTCTAAATGAGgatcttattatttattactttgcTATTACTTGACACTCAGTTCTCAAAACATCTGATTTCCCTTGCCTTGACACTTTCAGAGAATGAGGTAAACATGGATATATTAATAACGAACCTTCCTGTTGTTTCCGAGAGTCATCCACAAGGTTAGAGAAGTGGTGCATTGAAGAGGGTTTGACATACCTAATCATTAtcaatattgtttattattgagtagccaatataatctgttagCTTTGCATATTAATCAGTATGTAATGCATATTCATTGATTCCTCTTAATTATTCCCATGTATAGACTTTTCTTTGTTCGCTTTCGAGGATCCTCCATATCTCTGTCACCTGTttctctatattattttattatcattatacaaTATACATCTTATTGATTCACCATGGTCCCGTAGATTCCTTACACATCACATTTCTTACAATATGGACAAAGTATGCATGAACTGCTACTGTATCTACATACTCTGCACACACAAGGGATCTTGATCAACTGGATCATCAAGAAAAATAGAATTTAAGTGAGTCATTCATACTAAAGTCCCACAAAAATCAGGTAAGTTCTATGCGGActgctgaaatgtatttattgtgggTTATTTAAAATGATACACCTGTAAGAGGATTTTTTTATCTATGTATCATTGCCAGCCAATCTGTGTACCAGTTTAACTGAAACTCATATGATCACCTTAATAAGACTATTTTCTgagggaagatgtggtcaagtcacaggtgtgcaataatcatttgtGACAGAATTAATGTAAAACTCATATAATTTGATTATATTCCTAAAACATGTAACTCAACAGAAGTtaattttacagaaaataaaccaGATTTCTCTCACTGCTCCTTATAGACAGGTCTTGATCAGCAGcccctcttcttcctcctgtccttcttctcctttttttgTGTTCATCTGTAACTTCATAGGTTAAATCTCAATCAATCATATTGGAGCACCTCTAAACCAATACATGATGAGATCATTTGTTACCTTGAGCCCCTGTGCCCATGCCTAAGGTCATAAGGTGAACACAATAATGCACTGGATCCTATTTGTTTGGATGAGTTCTTCCAGCTGTACATAggcctatacagtgagggaataaagtatttgatcccctgctgattttgtacgtttgcccactgacaaagaaatgatcagtctataatattaatggtaggtgtattttaacagtgagagacagaataacaacaaaaaaatccagaaaaacgcatttcaaaaaagttataaattgatttgcatgttaatgagggaaataagtatttgaccccttcgacttagtacttggtggcaaaacccttgttggcaatcacagaggtcagacgtttcttgttgttgaccaccaggtttgcacacatctcaggagggattttgtcccactcctctttgcagatcctctccaagtcattaaggtttcaaggctgacgtttggcaactcgaaccttcagctctctccacagattttctatgggattaaggtctggagactggctaggccactccaggaccttaatgtgcttcttcttgagccactcctttgttgccttggctgtgtgttttgggtcattgtcatgccggaatacccatccacgacccattttcaatgccctggctgagggaaggaggttctcacccaagatttgagggtacatggccccgtccatcatccctttgatgcggtgcggtgcagttgtcctgtcagaaaaacacccccaaagcataatgtttccacctccatgtttgacggtggggatggtgttcttggggtcattcctcctcctccaaacacggcgagttgagttgatgccaaagagctcgattttggtctcatctgaccacaacactttcacccagttctcctctgaatcattcagatgttcattggcaaacttcagacgggcctgtacatgtgctttcttgagctgggggaccttgcgggcactgcaggatttcagtccttcacggcgtagtgtgttatcacgaggtgagatcttgcatggagccccagaccgagggagactgacagttattttgtgtttcttccatttgcgaataatcgcaccaactgttgtcaccttctcaccaagctgcttggtgatggtcttgtagcccattccagccttgtgtaggtctacaatcttgtccctgacatccttggacagctctttggtcttggccatggtggagagtttggaatctgattgattgattgcttctgtggacaggtgtcttttatacaggtaacgatctgagattaggagagtccctttaagagagtgctcctaatctcagctcgttacctgtataaaagacacctgggagccagaaatcttgctgattgatagggactcaaatacttatttcactcattaacatgcaaatcaatgtataacttttttgaaatgcgtttttctgggtttttttgttgttattctgtctctcactgttaaaatacacctaccattaaaattatagactgatcatttctttgtcagtgggcaaacgtacaaaatcagcaggggatcaaatacttttttccctcactgtatcataAATGTTTCAGAAGTCACACTGGATTAAGGCGtctggtaataaataaataaaatatgattacGCTATGGCCTTGCAGGCTCCTAAACTCACCGGAAGAAATAGTACAGAGATAGAAAATGATATTGCAAGCCAGAATATCATACACACGTCTTCATATACCGCTGCGCACAAAGTCATCCACTTGATTTGAAGAATGCAAATGTCTGGTTCATTTTGTTgaaaaaataacttattttaaaacatattatggGTTGGAATATGTTTTATCCATATAGGTTTTATCATTTTAACCAGTGTAGAATGTTTACTTCATAATAATAGGGTGGAATCAGTAGTTCATACAATCTGAAAATGCATCATTGTTAAACAAGTATAGTTTAATAAACAACACTGATTTAcataataacattgtttcaaatacagtgtaaatatgTAAGACCCCAGTGTGTAGGCGATACATAATGTCTACTGTGGTGGTTCTTCACTGTAATATTCTttatcaaaacaaatattttctacATCTGTGTCTGAACTGAACCACTCATACTAGGATACAATATTCCTGTGAAATGATACTGATTTACAAACATCATCCCCTGCACGGAAGATATCGCAGGCAATACCTTGACAATCCTGCAGGTCGCTCGGTCATTTCACCCACCACACACCATACACTGCCCGACCATCTGCTTTGCTTACTTGGTTATTCGGTAACTTTGCAGGTGagggttttaatttttaatcagGAAGCGggaaacaaagccaaaagacaacTACAGCGCACCCAGACCTACACTACCTTAATAACTACCGACTACACTCCCTGAGCGCCTGCGCAGTGTGGGACTGGTCGGTCTCTTATTACGATGACGTACGTCTGCATGCGCCGTTCTGATTGGTCCTCCGACACTAGTGGGCTGACGTCAGAGCCTTCGAGTCGCCGCACATCCGCGTATTTAAACATCTGGCGGGACGTTCGACTTTGTCACTGAACGGGGGCTCCCTCTGATTAGGCGTCTCTGCAGGTTTAACTTATTTTTTGAATGTTATATtgtaatttataattattattgtaattattttgtgtaCTAGCACTTGAACAAAGATGGACTGCTTGAACGTGCCAGAAATTATGCCCAATTCTCCCAGGAAAACGAGGGGACAAATTCAGGTAAACCATTTACACTAAAAGTAGAAAATTatacttaaatacatacatgtgtagCGAAAATGCTACTACTAAGCTACTGAAGTGTGTTTTAAGAAACCATTAGGAGAAAattagtatatattttaaaacatcttaAGTTACGGTGCCTTTTTTAATAGGCTACACTAactattaaaaaattaaaatatataccgTTTATGTACATAAACGCACAATATATAATACGTAATACAATGCATTTGTACGTGATGTATAATAATAGCATATGAGGTATACAtagctttgtgtttgttttttaaacgatGGCGCGTAACGTCAGCAAGCGCGGCTGATGGGACACCAGGctgcaacacagacagtaaatccatttttattttaacttttattacaGGTTATTTTCGGGCCGATGTTCTCCGGAAAAAGgtatttctatttatttgttgcAATGCAAAATCTATGTGTTGTCCTGCTTTGTTGGATGAGGTTGGCGCCAACAGTAACGCAGACTTAAGATTTagcttaaaaaaatgttttgcataGTATTGTACAATCCTGAAGTCATGATTTATAAGTCAGCTTTTAACAAAAACGCAgcataattgtatgtattttaagacAAACTGACCGAATTTGCGCCTTTTCATGACGCAATGTGTCCACAAGGAGTGGCTATAGATTCAGGCAATGAAACGGGCGTTAGTACTGTAAGCACTGCATTATGGTTAAGTTGCAGTCAGTTTCTGGACATGTTGTGCTCAGACTCTGCACATAAATGGGAGACTGTTGCAACACTTGTGCACCGGTCATTTGAGAGGACACTTGTCTCTTACTGTCTTATTGTCCCTAACGTGGTGTCGTTTTCTTCCTCAGCACCGAGTTGATGCGCAGGGTGCGGCGCTTCCAGATCGCACAGTACAATTGTCTGGTCATTAAATATGCCAAAGACACCCGATACTCCGACAGCGGGATGGCAACCCACGATAGGTAACATTGCAaagtatacagctctggaaaaaattaagagaccacttaacattgatttctgaactttgagtggtctcttaattttttccagagatgtgtgtgtgtgtgtatgtataattatatatgtatacatttcccCTCCTGCATCAGTACctaattgtgttttgtttatgctCAAACTAGCAAGATGGGGGGTTCTAGACTTGTCTAATTAAAAAAGAGAATAGTACACTACATGCAATAATCATCCTAGATAATTGCATATGTCCATAAATAATCTATTAATGCTTTTGCATGTGTCACACAATTCTGGAGTGAAGTTGCTGTAGACTCATCTCtctgcacctgttctgtccctgGGTAGGAGCACGATGGAGGCAGTGCCAGCCAATCAGCTAAAGGATGTATACACACTGGCTATGGAGAGCTCTGTCATCGGCATTGACGAGGGCCAGTTTGTAAGTGTGATTCACTTTCTTGGAGCACTCTTCAATCTGTGGCTCCTCAACTAGAAATTGTGTGATTACCCATGGGAAGATGTCAAACTGTCCACCCTGAATTAGAGTTAAGAGTTCTCAACCCACAGACACTACATAGTAATAAATAACCTATGGATTAAAATGTCCACAGCATGATAAAAACAAAGTTCTACACTGAaatgcttctaaatgtgcttTATGAGGGCATCGTATACTACAGTTCTGCTTTGGTAGATATTGCTAAGTTTTCTGTGAGGTGTATTTTTGCAGCTATCTGATTGTCTGCATGTCTTTTTATTTCTCACCCAGTTCCCTGACACAGTAGAGTTTTGTGAGGAAATGGCCAACAGGGGCAAGACCATCATCGTAGCAGCACTGGACGGGACATTCCAGAGAAAGGTAATTTTTGTCTGCAGTAGATGTCAAGAACGGTTTTAGTCCTAGTTGCAGCTGCCTGAGAAGGTAAAAAGTGGGGAGCTATGGTAACTGTGCAGGGAGTGTGCAGAGTTTGCATGAAAACAAGTCACTTTCTGTTTCCTGTCCTCCCTTTCACAGTGGTCATGGTATTTACTGAACTGTATCGCCCATTCTTACGTTGTTATATTAATATGGACTTATGTCATAAGAGTGTTAAGCCGTGCTTTTAGCTATAAATGGGTTGTAGAGTGTGTGCTTATTTCTCAAAGAATTTACATATCTGCAAACACTCGAACATTGCTTTTGGTGTCAATGAGCTGTCTGCTTGTTTGTACAGAACTATATAGGAATATGtagaaaatgcaaaaatgttatgTGTGGTTAATTTAACTTTACATTTTGGGGAAATGAAAGAAGGGGCGTGGCTCTAAAGTTCTGCCAAATGATTCCCTGGCAGCAGCTGCACACATGCAATAAGCCTGAACAGGGGCACACTATACTATACGTGACTCCATGGTGAGAGAGAAcctctgaaaaataaattagacgATTCTGAAGCTCTTCTGATCTATTGTTCCTACGCAGCCATTTGGGAATATCTTGAACCTGGTGCCGCTGGCTGAGAGCGTGGTGAAGCTGCATGCAGTGTGCATGGAGTGCTACAGGGAGGCTGCCTACACGAAGAGGCTGGGGGcagagaaagaggtgagagCACCTTCAGCACTTCACTGCCACTGTGGCATCCTGGAATTAAGCGTTCGAGCAGGATcacatcaaaactttgacttcCCTGCGAAAACTAAATCACAAACCCAATGGCGAAGCAAGTTTGATATGTGATACGACATGGGTTTTAATTATTGGGATTCGTGGGTAGGTCACAGGATTGATTTGATCTAACCCTTAATTTTTGTCTTGTGCTTGGTGTAGTCTTTTGGTTTGGAATGTGTGATCTAAAATGGCTTACCTGACttccacaaacagacacagaatgGAAACAGGCAACATAACCTTGAGTCTTTCTGTCAAGAGCCTGTAAAGAGCTGCGAAAAGATAGTTTCAGCCCGTTTGCTTCTttgagaatgtttttttttttgggggggggggggggggcagcctTATGTCTGACATTTGATGTCCACCGTCAATCCGTGAATGAAAAATCTATGTTCACTCACCTTAAGTCTTGCACTTGCCTTGATCAGGTGGAGGTGATCGGAGGGGCAGATAAATACCACGCTGTGTGCAGAGCCTGCTATGGCGTGTTGCAGATGCAGGGGAAGGAGAATGGTGTGCCCCagctgaggagggaggagaccCCTCCCCACACTCTGCCTGGGAAACCGCTGGACCCCAGAGTGCCCCGGAAGCTGCTCGGGACACTCCAGCTCTAAGCGTTGGGTTGCCTACCGCTGGTTCAACTAGAGCGTGTTTCAAATGGACTAATTTATTTTCTAGAGATAGATCTGCCACTAAAAGGGGCACTCTGTAAGAGGATTTACTGTTGTAATATATGGATATGAagggtttttaaaaaaaaacgcaAAGGGAGTGTGGGCTGGGGGGGGCGGTTAGTGTTGAAAGCATGTGATAAAGTATGTTAACaggtttatattttcaaatgaaaatgaacagaTTCCAAACCCCATTCTACATCTAATTTGAAGGTTTGTCTTGTATCCCCTTTAGAAAGCACACAAGTGGCAGGGATGCTTGTGTTTTACGACCAGAAAAGGGCTCTTCAGTCACAAATTGATAGTGTGCTGGTCATAGTATACAGTATGTGTCATGTAGAGTCTTATATTTAGACTTTTTTAAGTATCCCATAACAGATGAGTGATAGAAAACTTAGAACAATATATATGAAGTTTTATTAATCTATTGCCAAACCTTTGGAATGAATAACAATAATTGGCTGTTAAACAGGAGAAACTTTGGAAAAAGACAACATATTGTAGCTAAAATATGTGACCACATTCCAGTCCTTGAAGAATGCACCTTAATCTTATTAAGGCATTTCTCTCCCTAAAAAGGTTAGAACTTGGAACGCTTATAAACTTGAAAAATTGTAGCCTGTTACACTGCAAGATCTACAGTACTGACAAACTTCAAAAGTAGACAGACGCTGTGACCTCTGGGTGAATTGGACTCAAAGAGCATGGGGGCATTACTGTGTGAAAGATGTATGCAAGATCTCTGAGTGAGACTCCACTACAATACCAGCTAACTACCATAAACTCACTGCCAAGGTCATCATTTCAGAGCTTTTCCTTGTGTGTaatgtctattttaaaatgcactgtgtgtctgtgttgaaaatgtaaatgattgtacatattttaaataaaatgccgTAGTAAACTGCCAAAGGTTTCTTGTGATCTTAGTTTCTGTTACAATAAAAAGCCTTTGTAAACTCGCTATGATTCATTTTAAGAACTTCCAGGTCCTGATACCAGATTGTAAACTTCTGCTATTTGTCAGTGGGAACAAAGTCAAGGGACTTTTTTCTCGATTTGGAGAATGttgtagtgggaaaatttacttttattttctttagttaaaagtttaatgttaattacattttgactATAAAGCAATCATCCGTTTGTACTTACTAATTTCTCGGGGCTACTTTACTTATTAGGTTCGTGGAGTTGTATTACACCTATTTATTGCCTTTAGGTTATTCAGTCAGCTACTGTCTTTATGATATTCAATCAGCAGCTAAAACAGTGTAAAGGTATGTTTTGGGGCACAAGTATTTGGTTGAGGACTTAAAACCATCTGCCTGAAGAATGCTGGCTAGCACCAATCAACACAGCAAACAACTAATAAACTCAGGCCTATGTTAATTATGCATGTGCTAAATCGATTTTGTCCAACTACAACCAACACTATGTAGTCACTTCTGAGAAGAATGCAAACCTattgtctatctgaagataaaaaaaggcttctccagCTCACATCCctagttcttttcttcatgtgagaggagggcTCTGGGTTAACctgcattcattttatttgtaagaaACTTGTTGCTTCTTCATGCGAGTGTATCCTGAGAATTTGTGAAACCACTACAATGTACAAATTGAATGCATAAATAATGAGAGCTAGGCAATTGGCATCTACATCAACATCCTTCGATTCCCCCGAGTTTATGGATTTGTAAATTAAGCATTAGTGCAAAAAACGCTTGGGCCAAACAGCacattaaagaaataaatgaaaaattaaatgcCTAGATACAAACaggatttgtgtgtttatttggttaaAAGGACAGGAGTGTGATGCTGAGGCAATGGCAAAAAAAACGACAGAAAGAACCAAAGTCACACAATTAAAATTAGCACAGAGTGGCACCATATTACTGTACATCTCAACCACTGGCAACTGCTCAAGTGCTTCCACTAGCAAAACAAGTCTGGTAACTTGCATTGTTCGTCTTTGACCACATCCTTGATGTACCATACCTGTCAGTTGCTCAAAAAGCCTTAATTCCTCTTTTCAGTGTTCATAGTTCACAATTCTACGGTTCAAGAGGCCGCCAAAGCGAGCATTTACAGTGGATGGATGATGCATCTTtactgagagagaaaaaggtTATGCCATCATGTAGCTTAACGGTTAAGTGGTTTTGTAGCCTGCAGATATTTAGCACCACACCAGAgcggacaaaaaaaacaaaatgataggCTTTAGTAAATCTTTGGCTTGTTCTGTATTTCAGAATTCTCAGATCTTCATGAGTTTTAAATGCTTACTGGAACACTTGTTTCCTTGTTTTGAAtcgagtaaaaaaaaaaaaaaaaaaaaaaatgagcttttatttttttaaggaagaTACTGATACACTCTTTTTGGATAAACAACCAATTTAAATAAGATTAGCAGATCAGCACCTTAAGTCCCTTAATCTCACAATGAAATGACCCTCTCACTACAACTCAAGCAAACATCACTGTGCCCACATTAGCAATCTACACAAGACACACCTGACATCCTTTACAGTTCACCACActttaataatgtaaaatggTCATCTGCACATTCAGTAAAACTGGGTTGGTTGTACAATAACATGCATGCCTTGAAGTGATGTAAGAAAATATGAATGTCCCCCCAACAGGCACTGAACAGTCTGAAGAGAACAGCAATATATCATTAGAAAATATGGACTTGTAATTCCTCTCAATCTGATATTTATCCtataatactatttaaaaacaaacaaacaaaccttaAAATACACCAAACATCCAGAGGCATTTCCTTTGTACAAGTGACATACTTAGAAAGAACCCTACCCCAACCCTCCAACAGTGGTAACAGAATCAAACTATGTGGTATCAAGAGCTACTTAAATTTATCACACACCCATTAAACCTGGATTTAATAATTTagcaaaaaaaacagcacacaaaATTATCAGAAGCACAGCTTTCTAGTGCAACTCAAACCCCTAAATTTGAACAACCCCCAGCAATAATGTGGTAATTTATCATTTCAGCCATTGTAACCTTCTTCAGTGTGCTTAACTACCTTCCAAAAAGTGAATACGAAACAGCTGTGATTCTATGGGCCCTGTGTGTAATGAGAAGAACTTGCGCTCTTATGAAGCTGGCATAACAGTTTTTCAGACAACTAACACACAGCTGTGCATGTTGAACAGAAGCCCTGAGGAAAATGTGACAAGGCACTGGAGTAGTAGATTGCataaaattctctctctctctccaaataATTGCACTTAAAGTCACACAAAGGCACTTAATTTAGATGATCAAAGGCTGTCTATAGATGCGATCACATTTTGTCAACTACAGACAAATTAGGCACAttagtggtttttttttttttaaatttttggtAACTTCACAATACTTTTTCACTTTGTCTTTGGTGAAGTCTACATCCCTTGCGTCTGTAATGTATCCT
Coding sequences within it:
- the tk1 gene encoding thymidine kinase, cytosolic is translated as MDCLNVPEIMPNSPRKTRGQIQVIFGPMFSGKSTELMRRVRRFQIAQYNCLVIKYAKDTRYSDSGMATHDRSTMEAVPANQLKDVYTLAMESSVIGIDEGQFFPDTVEFCEEMANRGKTIIVAALDGTFQRKPFGNILNLVPLAESVVKLHAVCMECYREAAYTKRLGAEKEVEVIGGADKYHAVCRACYGVLQMQGKENGVPQLRREETPPHTLPGKPLDPRVPRKLLGTLQL